From Callithrix jacchus isolate 240 chromosome 15, calJac240_pri, whole genome shotgun sequence, one genomic window encodes:
- the LOC100400697 gene encoding LOW QUALITY PROTEIN: coiled-coil domain-containing protein 110-like (The sequence of the model RefSeq protein was modified relative to this genomic sequence to represent the inferred CDS: inserted 2 bases in 1 codon; deleted 1 base in 1 codon; substituted 2 bases at 2 genomic stop codons), whose product MSPEKQPQEASDVDSVLLSASKILNSSEGVKQSVGSDTEYGCISESENQIQPQSTLKVRQHQLESFQALRNQTLQNVSMVQSEISEILNKSIIEVENPQFSSEKNLVFGTHIEKDLPIENQEENLSMEKSHHFEESKTLHSVEEKLSGDSVNSLSQSMYVPSQRHFEDTLTLRTSTDNLSSNMIIHPSENSDILKNYNNLYHFLPIVPQNGMSQADRVTLDKSKITVPFLKHGFCENLDDICHSIKHMKEELQKSHDREVTLTDELQILKTDPNVQSNSKYGLSPLHQEKIGFIKEENMDSNLNXDTKSKRISELEALINKLLPFMETVSKFHVNFCRKCKKLSKSEIHRGRKNEKNNKEIPITGKNITDLKFHSRVPRYTLSFLDQTRHEMKDKERQPFLVKQGSIIFENEKTSKVNSVTEQCVAKIQNLQNYLKESVQIQKKVTEQENENLNLKSKMKPLIFTTKFLIQKVETYEKQLKNLVEEKSTIQSKLIKTEEDSKECLKELKKIISKYNVLQGQKKTQEEQNIQLSLEKQQMMEALDQLKSKEHETQSDMAIVNKENNRMSIEMEAMKTNILLIQDEKETLDKKTHQLLKEKSSLENELKENQLEMMQLIEKERLAKTEQETLLQIIQTVKDEKLNIETTLQESTAARQIMERETETIQTYQSTAXENFLQEIKTAKSEASIYKNSLSETVKECEMLSNMVMEMKTDNQILKEELKKXSQENIKFENSISRLTEDKILLENYVRSIENERDTLEFEMWNLQREYLSLSGKMCSQHNNPSKTTYISRREKFHFDNYTHEETSSPRSRPVAPDLKGYLNIKDRTLRHH is encoded by the exons ATGAGCCCGGAAAAGCAGCCTCAGGAAGCGAGTGACGTTGACTCCGTTCTCCTTTCAGCGTCCAAGATCCTAAATTCCTCGGAGGGGGTGAAGCAAAGTGTCGGCAGTGACACAGAATATGGCTGCATATCAGAATCAGAAAATCAAATCCAACCACAATCAACATTGAAAGTCCGTCAGCATCAGTTGGAATCATTTCAGGCCTTGAGAAATCAGACTTTGCAGAATGTTAGCATGGTACAGTCGGAAATCAGTGAAATACTGAACAAAAGTATTATTGAAGTAGAAAACCCACAGTTCAGCTCAGAAAAAAATCTAGTGTTTGGCACGCACATCGAAAAGGATTTGCCTATAGAGAATCAAGAAGAAAACCTGTCTATGGAGAAAAGTCATCACTTCGAGGAGTCCAAGACACTGCATTcagtagaagaaaaattaagtggTGATAGTGTGAACAGTCTCTCTCAAAGTATGTATGTTCCATCCCAGAGACATTTCGAGGACACATTAACTCTGAGAACTTCAACAGACAATTTATCTTCAAACATGATTATACACCCTTCAGAAAATTCTGACATCTTGAAGAATTATAATaacctttatcattttctacctATTGTACCTCAAAATGGGATGTCTCAAGCTGATAGAGTAACACTGGATAAATCCAAAATTACTGTGCCTTTTCTCAAGCATGGATTTTGTGAAAATTTAGATGACATTTGCCATTCTATCAAACACATGAAAGAAGAGCTTCAAAAGTCACATGATAGAGAAGTGACACTTACAGATGaacttcagattttaaaaactgatccAAATGTTCAAAGTAATAGTAAATATGGCCTGTCACCTCTTCACCAGGAAAAAATTGGCTTTATTAAGGAAGAAAACATGGATAGCAATTTAAAttaagatacaaaatcaaagaGAATTTCAGAATTAGAGGCATTAATAAACAAATTACTCCCATTCATGGAAACAGTGTCaaaattccatgtgaatttttgtagaaaatgtaaaaaattatctAAGAGTGAAATACACAGgggaaggaaaaatgagaaaaacaataaagaaattccCATCACTGGCAAGAATATTACAGATTTAAAATTCCATTCCAGAGTTCCAAGATACACACTGTCATTCCTCGACCAAACAAGACatgaaatgaaagacaaagaaagacaacCATTTCTAGTAAAACAAGGAtcaataatatttgaaaatgagaaaacttcCAAAGTTAATTCTGTTACTGAGCAATGTGTTGCAAAAATTCAGAACTTACAGAATTACCTAAAAGAATCTGTACAGATACAGAAAAAAGTAACagaacaggaaaatgaaaatctaaaCCTTAAGTCAAAAATGAAACCTCTTATCTTTACCACAAAATTTCTCATACAGAAAGTTGAAACATATGAAAAGCAACTTAAGAATCTGGTTGAAGAAAAGAGTACTATTCAgtctaaattaattaaaacagaaGAAGACAGCAAAGAGtgtcttaaagaattaaaaaagataattagTAAATATAATGTTCTccaaggccaa aaaaaaactcaagaagaACAAAATATACAACTTTCTTTAGAGAAGCAACAAATGATGGAAGCATTAGATCAACTAAAAAGTAAGGAACATGAAACTCAAAGTGATATGGCCATTGTCAATAAGGAAAATAATCGAATGAGTATAGAAATGGAAGCAATGAAAACCAATATTCTGTTGatacaagatgaaaaagaaacattGGATAAAAAAACTCACcagcttctaaaagaaaaaagctcactTGAAAATGAACTAAAAGAAAACCAGCTAGAGATGATGCAgctaatagagaaagaaagattggCAAAAACTGAGCAAGAGACACTTCTTCAAATAATACAAACTGTTAAAGATGAAAAACTGAACATTGAAACAACATTACAAGAATCTACTGCTGCCAGACAAATTATGGAAAGAGAAACTGAGACTATTCAAACCTACCAATCTACTGCATAGGAGAATTTTCtgcaagaaataaaaactgcaaaATCAGAAGCAAGTATTTATAAGAATAGCTTGTCAGAAACTGTCAAGGAATGTGAAATGTTATCAAACATGgtaatggaaatgaaaacagatAATCAGATTCTAAAAGAAGAACTAAAGAA cagtcaagaaaatataaaatttgaaaacagcATCAGTAGACTTACTGAAGAcaaaatacttttagaaaattATGTAAGAAGCATAGAAAATGAAAGGGATACTTTGGAATTTGAGATGTGGAATCTTCAACGAGAATATTTAAGTTTAAGTGGTAAAATGTGTAGTCAGCATAATAACCCTTCAAAAACAACTTATAtttcaagaagagagaaattccATTTTGACAACTATACTCATGAAGAGACTTCCAGTCCTCGGAGTAGGCCTGTGGCTCCAGATCTGAAAGGTTATCTCAACATTAAAGACAGAACTCTCAGGCATCATTAG